In Methanobacterium sp. Maddingley MBC34, a single genomic region encodes these proteins:
- a CDS encoding aspartate/tyrosine/aromatic aminotransferase (PFAM: Aminotransferase class I and II) translates to MKPAKRVQHIDLSGIRKMFDMVGADSINLALGEPDFDTPSYIREAVKEALDEGFTHYTGNTGILELREAICNKLKTDNHIKTSPESIIVTVGASGALYSSINALVDEGDEVIIPDPGFVAYDACVKLSGGKSVSAQLKDENDFRMLPEDVLEQVTPRTRAIIMNSPNNPTGAVLEKEDVKGLADIADDHDLILISDEIYDKIIYGKKHYSPARYSDNVITINGFSKTYAMTGFRIGYLATPPTLTEDLLKIHQYSVTCATSISQKAALAALQGPQDSVTQMRDEFQRRRDLVVGRLHDMGIECNQPNGAFYVFPRIDNPEKFTEAALKKDVVLVPGFSFGKYGEGHFRISYAASYEDLQEAMDRLESMEW, encoded by the coding sequence ATGAAACCAGCTAAAAGAGTTCAACACATTGATCTATCTGGAATTAGGAAAATGTTCGATATGGTGGGGGCCGACTCCATCAACCTGGCACTGGGCGAACCTGATTTTGACACACCATCTTATATCCGCGAAGCAGTTAAAGAAGCACTGGATGAGGGTTTTACCCATTACACTGGCAACACCGGGATCTTGGAACTTAGGGAAGCCATATGTAACAAATTAAAGACTGATAATCACATCAAAACATCCCCTGAATCTATTATAGTTACGGTGGGAGCCAGTGGGGCATTATATTCCAGTATCAATGCACTTGTAGATGAAGGGGATGAAGTGATCATCCCTGATCCTGGTTTCGTAGCTTATGATGCCTGTGTGAAGCTCAGTGGAGGTAAATCCGTATCCGCACAACTTAAAGATGAAAATGATTTCAGGATGTTGCCTGAAGATGTGCTGGAGCAGGTAACCCCACGTACCAGGGCCATTATAATGAATTCACCAAATAATCCCACAGGTGCAGTCCTGGAAAAGGAAGATGTTAAGGGTTTGGCGGATATTGCCGATGACCATGACTTGATTCTTATTTCTGATGAGATCTACGATAAGATCATCTATGGAAAGAAACACTACAGCCCAGCACGCTACTCAGATAACGTGATAACCATTAACGGATTCTCCAAGACCTATGCCATGACTGGTTTCCGCATTGGATACCTAGCCACACCCCCTACTTTAACTGAAGATCTTTTAAAAATACACCAGTACAGTGTTACCTGTGCAACTTCCATATCCCAGAAAGCTGCTTTAGCAGCCCTCCAGGGACCCCAGGATAGTGTGACCCAAATGAGGGATGAGTTTCAGAGGAGAAGGGATCTGGTGGTGGGAAGACTGCATGATATGGGAATAGAATGTAACCAACCAAACGGAGCTTTTTACGTGTTCCCACGCATAGATAATCCTGAAAAATTCACAGAAGCTGCTCTTAAAAAAGATGTGGTCTTAGTTCCGGGTTTTTCCTTTGGTAAGTACGGTGAAGGTCATTTCCGTATATCCTACGCCGCATCCTATGAGGATCTCCAGGAAGCCATGGATCGTCTGGAATCCATGGAGTGGTAA
- a CDS encoding P-type ATPase, translocating (PFAM: E1-E2 ATPase; Cation transporting ATPase, C-terminus; Cation transporter/ATPase, N-terminus; haloacid dehalogenase-like hydrolase~TIGRFAM: plasma-membrane calcium-translocating P-type ATPase; ATPase, P-type (transporting), HAD superfamily, subfamily IC) has translation MVNELDLENIKGLPEAEVARKIKEYGYNELPSTEERSFLTIVLEVIREPMFLLLIACGAIYLVLGDLQEALMLLGFVFVIMGITFYQERKTERTLEALRDLSSPRALVIRDGREKRIPGREVVTGDVIMLKEGDRVPADGVVLSCSNLLINESLLTGESVPVRKVQCRGLLDMHPPGGDGLPSVYSGTLVVQGQGVAQVISTGLETEMGRIGKRLQSLETEDTSLQMETRTLVRNMALVGVALCAAVVIIYGITRMDWLNGFLAGITLAMAILPEEFPVVLTIFLALGAWRISKKNVLTRRSHAIQALGSTTVLCVDKTGTLTLNQMSVGKIMNGAHFYDVNSQTDHLPESFHELVEFSILASQRDPFDPMEKSLKGFGDETLQETEHLHEDWQLVREYPLSQELLAMSHVWQSPDGEDYIIAAKGAPEAVADLCHLKADEVEQLSSNISLMASEGLRIIGVARASFKSEDLPGKQHDFNFQFLGLVGFLDPVREEVPQAVEECYQAGIRVVMITGDYPGTARNIAQKIGLEQPDNVITGDQLNEMDDATLKERVKDVNIFARMVPEMKLRLVEALKSNGEIVAMTGDGVNDAPALKSAQIGISMGGRGTDVAREASALVLLEDDFSSIVASVKMGRRIYDNLKKATAYIFAVHVPIVGMSFLPVLFQWPLVLFPVQIVFLELIIDPACSVVFEAEPAEANAMKRPPRKSAEKLFSRKNIGMSILQGIVVLVVVLAVYLVGLNWQGEASARTLSYITLIFANLALILTNRSWSRTIYQTLRSPNQALWWVLGGAVLFLTAILYFPPLQQLFKFCPLSLWEILLCFAAGMLSVLWFEGFKWIKNSGKRNKPS, from the coding sequence TTGGTAAATGAACTGGACCTGGAAAACATAAAAGGACTCCCCGAAGCAGAAGTAGCCCGGAAAATAAAAGAATATGGTTATAACGAGCTACCTTCAACTGAGGAAAGATCCTTTTTAACCATTGTTTTGGAGGTAATCAGAGAACCCATGTTCCTCCTACTCATTGCCTGTGGTGCCATTTATTTGGTACTAGGAGACCTACAGGAGGCATTGATGCTCCTTGGATTTGTTTTTGTTATTATGGGGATTACTTTCTACCAGGAAAGGAAAACAGAACGCACCCTGGAGGCACTCCGGGATCTTTCCAGTCCCCGGGCCCTGGTTATACGTGACGGGCGTGAGAAGAGGATTCCTGGACGAGAAGTGGTAACCGGTGACGTTATCATGCTCAAGGAGGGTGACCGGGTCCCGGCAGACGGTGTGGTCCTATCCTGCAGTAACCTCCTCATAAATGAGTCCCTTTTAACCGGTGAATCAGTACCGGTGCGAAAGGTGCAGTGTAGGGGATTATTGGATATGCATCCTCCGGGCGGAGATGGCCTGCCCTCAGTCTACTCCGGAACACTGGTGGTGCAGGGTCAGGGAGTGGCCCAGGTTATCTCCACCGGTCTCGAGACTGAGATGGGACGTATAGGCAAACGTCTCCAGTCCCTGGAAACCGAAGACACCTCCCTTCAGATGGAAACACGTACACTGGTAAGGAACATGGCCCTGGTGGGAGTTGCATTATGTGCCGCAGTGGTGATAATCTACGGAATCACCAGAATGGACTGGCTTAACGGATTTCTAGCAGGCATAACCCTGGCCATGGCCATCCTCCCTGAGGAATTCCCCGTGGTTCTCACAATCTTCCTGGCACTGGGTGCCTGGAGAATATCCAAGAAAAACGTGCTAACCCGACGTTCACATGCCATTCAAGCCCTGGGATCCACTACCGTCCTCTGTGTGGATAAAACCGGCACTCTGACCTTAAATCAGATGTCAGTGGGTAAGATCATGAATGGGGCTCACTTTTATGATGTGAACAGTCAAACTGATCACCTACCCGAATCATTCCATGAACTGGTGGAGTTCAGTATACTGGCCAGCCAGCGTGACCCCTTTGATCCCATGGAGAAATCCCTCAAAGGATTTGGTGATGAAACCTTACAGGAAACTGAACACCTCCATGAGGACTGGCAGCTGGTCCGTGAGTACCCATTATCCCAAGAACTCCTGGCCATGTCCCATGTATGGCAATCTCCCGATGGTGAGGATTACATAATTGCAGCTAAAGGAGCACCAGAAGCGGTGGCTGATCTGTGCCACCTTAAAGCAGATGAAGTGGAACAGTTATCCAGTAATATATCCTTAATGGCCAGTGAGGGTTTGAGGATAATAGGGGTGGCCCGTGCATCATTTAAAAGTGAGGATCTCCCTGGAAAGCAGCATGACTTTAACTTCCAGTTTCTGGGACTGGTGGGCTTCCTGGATCCGGTTCGTGAAGAAGTCCCCCAGGCAGTAGAGGAATGTTACCAGGCAGGGATACGGGTGGTGATGATAACCGGGGATTATCCTGGAACTGCCAGGAACATAGCCCAGAAAATAGGGCTCGAACAACCAGATAATGTTATAACTGGTGACCAGTTGAATGAAATGGACGATGCGACCCTGAAAGAACGGGTGAAGGATGTTAACATTTTTGCCCGTATGGTACCTGAGATGAAATTGCGTCTGGTGGAGGCTCTTAAATCCAATGGGGAAATTGTTGCCATGACTGGAGATGGTGTTAACGATGCTCCAGCCCTTAAATCTGCCCAGATAGGCATAAGTATGGGTGGGCGTGGTACTGATGTGGCCAGGGAGGCCTCCGCCCTGGTACTATTGGAGGATGATTTTTCATCCATTGTAGCCAGTGTGAAGATGGGAAGGCGAATCTACGACAATCTAAAAAAGGCCACTGCCTACATCTTTGCGGTGCATGTTCCCATTGTGGGGATGTCCTTTTTACCAGTGCTGTTCCAGTGGCCCCTGGTCCTGTTCCCGGTTCAGATAGTGTTTCTGGAACTCATCATTGATCCTGCCTGTTCTGTGGTCTTTGAGGCAGAGCCTGCTGAGGCAAATGCCATGAAACGCCCTCCACGTAAATCCGCTGAAAAATTATTCAGCAGGAAAAACATTGGAATGAGCATTTTACAGGGAATAGTTGTTCTGGTAGTGGTTCTGGCTGTTTACCTGGTGGGTCTTAACTGGCAGGGGGAAGCCAGTGCCCGAACATTAAGTTACATAACCCTGATCTTCGCTAACCTAGCACTCATACTGACCAATCGCTCCTGGTCCCGTACCATATACCAGACACTGCGTTCGCCGAATCAGGCGCTCTGGTGGGTTTTAGGCGGCGCAGTACTATTCCTAACTGCCATCCTGTACTTCCCACCCCTGCAGCAATTGTTCAAGTTCTGCCCCCTTAGCCTGTGGGAGATTCTGTTATGCTTTGCAGCCGGTATGCTGAGTGTGTTATGGTTTGAGGGATTTAAATGGATCAAAAATAGTGGAAAAAGGAACAAGCCAAGTTGA
- a CDS encoding putative Fe-S protein (PFAM: 4Fe-4S binding domain), with translation MKSKNSTTVRKELLDKCHDLGIPLVGFAPVERWENPPEKLPQHFSNWIPREFWPQSIYPEAQTVVVIGLPVQLPIVETAPSIYYHELYETVNILLDAKAYEISNFLTMKGYPSIFLPRDGYGDIDVLLEKPLSFFSHKHAAFLAGLGSFGLNNVLLTPEWGPRVRFTSIFTTLKLEGNTLHGEDLCTLCLSCAQNCPVNAIKTDYGAETDFPPMINKMTCATRSKKLRKEYRSPCGICIKVCPVGEDREVFNRTETSMYTNKDGFKKYHQAWEHVRRYGSKK, from the coding sequence ATGAAATCTAAAAATTCCACTACGGTTAGAAAAGAGCTTCTGGATAAATGTCATGACCTGGGTATACCCCTGGTGGGTTTTGCACCAGTAGAAAGGTGGGAGAACCCCCCAGAAAAACTTCCACAGCATTTTTCTAACTGGATACCACGAGAATTCTGGCCCCAGTCCATCTATCCTGAGGCCCAGACTGTGGTGGTGATTGGTTTACCAGTGCAGCTCCCTATAGTGGAAACTGCACCATCCATCTACTATCATGAACTCTATGAAACCGTAAACATCCTCCTGGATGCTAAGGCCTATGAAATATCCAATTTTCTCACCATGAAAGGGTATCCCTCTATTTTCCTGCCAAGGGATGGTTATGGGGATATTGATGTTCTCCTGGAAAAGCCCCTATCATTCTTTTCCCATAAACACGCCGCATTTCTGGCGGGTCTGGGATCCTTCGGATTGAATAACGTTCTCTTAACACCAGAATGGGGGCCCCGGGTGCGTTTTACCAGCATATTCACCACCCTGAAACTGGAAGGGAATACCCTCCATGGTGAGGACCTGTGCACTCTGTGTTTGTCCTGCGCACAGAACTGCCCAGTCAATGCCATAAAAACAGATTATGGAGCTGAAACTGATTTCCCTCCCATGATAAACAAGATGACCTGTGCCACTCGCAGTAAGAAACTTAGGAAAGAATACCGGTCCCCCTGCGGTATCTGTATCAAAGTCTGTCCAGTGGGTGAAGATCGGGAAGTGTTCAATAGGACTGAAACATCTATGTACACCAATAAAGATGGTTTTAAAAAGTATCATCAGGCCTGGGAGCATGTACGCCGTTATGGTAGTAAGAAATGA
- a CDS encoding transcriptional regulator (HTH domain and aminotransferase domain containing protein) (PFAM: Aminotransferase class I and II) has translation MNYPFARRMNKIPRSFVREILKVTDDNDMISFAGGLPNPQSFPVDAIKDATSKVLTEDGEKVLQYSTTEGYRPLRELIAQRYKRQGLEVEVDDILITNGSQQCLDLVGKIFLDQDDGVVMERPTYLAAIQAFGLYEPKFHSVPLMDDGVDTAALENILKEEDIKLFYSVTSFQNPTGITYSADKRKEVAEILTEHDTMLVEDNPYGEIRFMGENIPPIKSQLPDSILFGTFSKIVSPGMRMGWIVAPPEVMDKLITAKQASDLHSNYFTQRVVYQYLQDNDVDHHIKNIRKLYKSQRDQMVQSIREYLPKGVKHTAPEGGMFLWVTLPEGVSSMDLFELALEEKVAFVPGETFYTENPEKNTMRLNFSNSSEEEIVEGMRRLGNATRKLMDVKK, from the coding sequence ATGAATTACCCGTTTGCTCGTCGTATGAATAAGATACCAAGGTCTTTTGTCAGGGAAATTTTGAAGGTCACCGATGATAATGATATGATTTCCTTTGCTGGTGGACTTCCCAATCCACAGTCCTTCCCGGTGGATGCAATAAAAGATGCCACATCCAAGGTTCTGACTGAAGACGGGGAGAAGGTTCTCCAGTACAGTACCACTGAAGGTTACCGTCCTTTAAGGGAACTTATAGCCCAGCGATATAAAAGGCAGGGTCTGGAAGTGGAAGTTGATGATATTCTGATAACCAATGGTTCCCAGCAGTGCCTGGATCTGGTGGGGAAAATTTTCTTAGACCAGGACGATGGAGTGGTTATGGAAAGACCCACATATCTGGCGGCGATACAGGCTTTTGGTCTGTATGAACCAAAATTTCATTCCGTTCCCCTCATGGATGATGGGGTAGACACTGCAGCCCTGGAAAACATCCTGAAAGAGGAAGATATCAAACTCTTCTACTCAGTTACCAGTTTCCAGAACCCCACGGGAATAACCTACTCCGCAGATAAACGGAAGGAGGTTGCAGAAATTCTCACTGAACACGACACAATGCTGGTTGAGGACAACCCCTACGGTGAGATACGGTTCATGGGAGAAAATATACCACCCATCAAGTCCCAACTACCTGATTCAATCCTTTTTGGGACTTTCTCCAAGATCGTCTCCCCTGGAATGAGAATGGGCTGGATTGTAGCTCCCCCTGAAGTTATGGATAAACTGATCACTGCCAAACAGGCTTCGGATCTCCACTCCAACTACTTCACCCAGAGGGTGGTATACCAGTACCTCCAGGATAACGACGTAGACCACCATATAAAGAATATAAGGAAACTCTATAAGTCCCAGAGGGACCAGATGGTTCAGTCCATCAGGGAATACTTGCCGAAGGGAGTTAAACACACTGCCCCTGAGGGGGGGATGTTTTTATGGGTTACTCTACCAGAAGGAGTGTCTTCAATGGATTTGTTTGAACTGGCACTTGAAGAAAAAGTTGCATTTGTTCCAGGAGAAACATTCTACACTGAAAACCCGGAAAAAAATACCATGCGACTGAATTTTTCCAACAGCAGTGAGGAAGAAATAGTAGAAGGGATGAGAAGGCTGGGAAATGCCACTAGAAAACTGATGGATGTGAAAAAATAA
- a CDS encoding 3-methyladenine DNA glycosylase/8-oxoguanine DNA glycosylase (PFAM: HhH-GPD superfamily base excision DNA repair protein), giving the protein MYQTTFNIKAKAPFDFDLSSRIFSNGDKNIKKYANNHFWQAITIKQKTMLLYIESTGEVENPELEVSVGSKEELSQDILNSVPPMVHKIFNLGLDLHPFYEEIKSDETMARITRKLYGLKNPSTPTLFEAITDSIIEQQISLKAAHSIRNRLIKQFGSCIYSYGQKYYSYPSPEDLANLDPEKLRKCGLSFRKAEYIRDLSLNIVNQEVDLKSLQKIGTTQEMIEELTKIRGVGVWTAELALLRGLCRLDAIPADDIGLQRVISHFYRDDEKISTEEVREIASSWGKWRGLAGYYLIVADLMNI; this is encoded by the coding sequence ATGTACCAAACCACTTTTAATATAAAGGCCAAAGCACCATTTGATTTTGATCTTAGTTCCAGAATATTTTCCAATGGAGATAAAAATATAAAAAAATATGCCAATAATCATTTCTGGCAGGCTATTACCATCAAACAAAAAACAATGCTTTTATATATTGAGTCTACCGGAGAAGTAGAAAATCCCGAACTTGAGGTTAGTGTGGGATCAAAAGAGGAACTATCTCAGGATATTCTAAATTCAGTCCCCCCTATGGTACATAAAATTTTTAACCTCGGCTTAGACCTTCATCCTTTTTATGAAGAGATTAAATCTGATGAAACCATGGCCAGGATCACCAGAAAGCTTTACGGTCTTAAAAATCCATCCACACCTACTTTATTTGAGGCAATTACCGATTCCATCATTGAACAGCAAATATCACTAAAAGCAGCCCATAGTATAAGAAACCGTTTGATAAAGCAGTTCGGATCGTGTATTTACAGTTACGGTCAGAAATATTATTCTTACCCATCACCAGAGGATTTAGCCAATTTAGACCCTGAAAAGCTTCGAAAATGTGGTCTGAGTTTCCGGAAGGCTGAATATATTCGTGATTTATCCTTGAATATAGTAAACCAGGAAGTGGATCTAAAATCTCTTCAGAAGATTGGTACCACCCAGGAAATGATAGAAGAACTAACTAAAATTAGGGGTGTTGGTGTTTGGACCGCTGAACTGGCATTGCTTAGGGGATTATGCAGATTGGATGCAATTCCCGCTGATGACATCGGATTGCAGAGGGTTATATCTCATTTTTATCGTGATGATGAAAAGATATCAACAGAAGAAGTCAGAGAAATTGCCAGTTCCTGGGGAAAATGGAGAGGACTAGCGGGTTATTATTTGATTGTAGCAGATTTAATGAATATCTGA
- a CDS encoding lactoylglutathione lyase-like lyase, whose translation MMKIKYICPLITVQDIEKSRKFYEDVLNQEVEIDHGANVSFKGGFAIHDAEHYQGLLGESSTTNTTCEKNFMELYFESEDLDGIHEKLESINTKFVHRIREQPWGQRVMRFYDPDGYIIEVGEPLEFVVRRFAGQGFSVEEIVERCSVPLEFVKMVLE comes from the coding sequence ATGATGAAAATAAAATATATATGTCCTTTAATCACAGTGCAAGATATTGAAAAATCAAGAAAGTTTTATGAAGATGTCCTGAATCAGGAAGTAGAAATAGATCACGGAGCCAATGTCTCTTTTAAGGGAGGTTTTGCCATCCATGATGCTGAACACTACCAGGGGCTTTTAGGAGAATCCTCAACTACCAACACCACATGTGAGAAGAACTTCATGGAATTATACTTCGAATCCGAGGATTTGGATGGTATTCATGAAAAATTAGAGTCAATTAATACTAAATTTGTTCACAGAATTAGGGAACAACCATGGGGGCAGAGGGTAATGCGTTTTTATGACCCTGATGGTTACATCATAGAGGTGGGTGAACCACTGGAATTTGTGGTGAGGAGATTCGCTGGTCAGGGTTTTTCCGTAGAAGAAATCGTAGAACGGTGTTCGGTGCCTTTAGAGTTTGTTAAGATGGTATTGGAATAA
- a CDS encoding molecular chaperone (small heat shock protein) (PFAM: Hsp20/alpha crystallin family) gives MHKKDSIEDMKEIVKDMLEDTSRTVDKMRFDIEKSIVDYTFLPGKDIIETDDSVIVNIVLPGIEKENINLKLTENKLKVKAKFDFEHKMGGSYVTLSDRKSGYIRRTVRLPKKVIVEEAKAKFENGILKVEIPKQEKEEGTEIKID, from the coding sequence ATGCATAAAAAGGATAGTATTGAGGATATGAAAGAAATAGTAAAGGATATGCTGGAAGATACATCTAGAACCGTGGATAAAATGCGATTTGACATTGAAAAATCCATTGTTGACTACACATTCCTACCAGGGAAGGACATTATTGAAACAGATGACAGTGTGATCGTTAACATTGTGCTTCCAGGTATTGAAAAGGAAAATATCAACCTTAAACTCACTGAAAACAAGCTGAAAGTCAAGGCTAAATTCGATTTTGAACATAAAATGGGAGGAAGTTATGTAACTTTATCTGATCGTAAGAGTGGATACATACGCAGAACAGTACGCCTACCCAAAAAGGTTATAGTTGAAGAGGCCAAAGCCAAATTCGAAAATGGAATACTCAAGGTAGAAATACCAAAACAGGAAAAAGAAGAAGGAACTGAAATCAAAATTGACTAA
- a CDS encoding putative unusual protein kinase (PFAM: ABC1 family), with protein sequence MNNRFGENKNPDIKRLREILGVMAKYRFGNTLIKLGIRSGFRVPYILSREDDDELDSTAPERFRMVLQELGTTFIKLGQVLSTRPDLVGKDIADELTKLQDRLPPVTFESIKDVIEDDLDLPLEELFSDFNEEPLASASIAQVHRAKLHDGTEVAVKVKKKDITKRIEQDIVIMRYLAKQADKRVGSLKYYNLPGIVDEFERVIFKELDFSQEARNIERFRAMFEDDSRILAPEVYLQQSTSKVLTMEYIEGVKISEALESDMKVDGKVIAKLGTECYFKQIFDYGFFHADPHPGNLMVLPGNRLCFVDFGMTGNLERDFRENLAELFIFTVKYDVKGLINQMMYMRLVDDDTNLETLKYDLMDLLDRFYGAQIQDIGGMINEFSMPGVMVKNKIKLPRDFILLGRVLSMAEDLGRRLNPEFNGIEVAQPLIRKMIARRLNPLRLADYQTRYLFELEHLLKDLPETINRIFLRFEDGKIKMEIEHKELDEFSSHLEKITNRVSLALIVSSLIIGSSLILQTDKGMPMPGIGFSTVGIIIFIIGAALAIGLVVSFIRRL encoded by the coding sequence ATGAATAATCGCTTCGGCGAAAATAAAAACCCTGACATCAAACGTTTAAGGGAAATATTGGGAGTAATGGCTAAATACCGTTTTGGCAACACTCTGATAAAGTTAGGTATCCGCAGTGGATTCCGAGTACCTTACATACTTTCCCGGGAAGATGATGATGAACTGGATAGTACAGCTCCTGAAAGGTTTCGAATGGTCCTACAGGAACTGGGAACAACCTTCATCAAACTGGGACAGGTTTTAAGCACCCGACCGGATCTGGTGGGCAAAGACATTGCTGATGAACTCACCAAACTCCAGGATAGACTCCCTCCAGTAACCTTTGAATCCATAAAAGATGTGATTGAAGATGATCTGGACCTCCCACTTGAAGAACTATTTTCTGATTTTAATGAAGAACCATTAGCTTCTGCTTCAATTGCCCAAGTCCACCGTGCTAAACTTCATGATGGCACAGAAGTAGCGGTTAAAGTTAAAAAAAAGGATATCACAAAACGTATAGAACAGGATATAGTAATCATGCGTTACCTGGCCAAGCAGGCGGATAAACGCGTGGGATCCCTTAAATATTACAACCTCCCGGGGATTGTGGATGAATTTGAAAGGGTTATCTTCAAGGAACTTGATTTTTCCCAGGAAGCCCGTAACATTGAACGTTTCCGGGCCATGTTTGAAGATGATTCACGTATACTGGCCCCTGAAGTTTACCTGCAACAATCCACCAGCAAGGTTCTCACCATGGAATACATTGAAGGGGTAAAGATCAGTGAAGCCCTGGAATCAGATATGAAAGTTGATGGGAAAGTAATAGCTAAATTAGGTACTGAATGTTACTTCAAACAGATATTTGATTACGGATTTTTCCATGCCGACCCACACCCGGGTAATCTGATGGTTTTACCCGGGAACCGTTTGTGTTTCGTTGACTTTGGAATGACTGGAAACCTGGAGAGAGATTTTCGAGAAAACCTGGCAGAATTATTTATATTCACTGTTAAATACGATGTAAAAGGATTAATCAATCAGATGATGTACATGCGTCTGGTTGATGATGACACTAACCTGGAAACACTGAAATATGATCTTATGGATCTCTTAGATCGCTTTTATGGGGCACAGATCCAGGATATTGGGGGTATGATTAACGAGTTCAGCATGCCGGGGGTGATGGTTAAAAACAAGATCAAACTCCCTCGGGATTTCATTCTACTGGGAAGAGTGTTGAGCATGGCAGAAGACCTGGGGCGCAGATTGAACCCTGAATTTAATGGTATTGAAGTAGCCCAACCCTTGATACGGAAGATGATCGCCCGTCGCTTAAACCCCCTCCGTCTGGCGGATTATCAGACCCGTTACCTCTTTGAACTGGAACACTTACTCAAGGACCTTCCTGAGACTATAAATCGGATTTTTCTCCGGTTTGAGGATGGTAAGATCAAGATGGAGATTGAACACAAAGAACTGGATGAATTCTCATCTCACCTGGAGAAAATAACCAATCGTGTTTCCCTGGCCTTAATTGTATCCTCACTTATAATTGGTTCCTCACTGATTCTACAGACAGATAAAGGAATGCCAATGCCCGGCATTGGATTTTCAACAGTGGGGATAATTATATTCATTATAGGAGCAGCTCTAGCCATAGGTCTAGTTGTTTCATTCATAAGAAGATTATAA
- a CDS encoding carotene biosynthesis associated membrane protein (PFAM: Protein of unknown function (DUF422)~TIGRFAM: carotene biosynthesis associated membrane protein): MAVALVIAAFFVANINISSEMASISALFIIILAIPSFIAMIIWLGWKKGLTSIIILSIYAVVIETFAILTGFPYSPFHYTELIGTKLFGYTPFTLPFGYVPLFMGCIYLANLYWQESLPEWKNMLKLVIITALLVLTADLILDPAAVSLNFWVYEYHGIFYGVPLQNFLGWILTGIIAALIGLLLFKKELITLKLPAILSSLFLIISFWTAVCLYRQLWLPGIIGVLFIFFILNKTKGKVGDFRVNPINKH; encoded by the coding sequence ATGGCAGTTGCTTTGGTGATTGCTGCTTTTTTTGTGGCCAATATTAACATTAGTTCGGAAATGGCCAGCATTTCCGCATTATTCATAATCATCTTAGCTATTCCCTCCTTTATAGCTATGATAATATGGTTGGGCTGGAAGAAGGGATTAACCAGCATCATCATCCTCAGCATTTACGCCGTGGTCATTGAAACCTTTGCCATCCTAACTGGTTTTCCCTACTCCCCATTCCATTACACTGAACTTATTGGAACGAAATTATTCGGTTACACACCATTCACTCTTCCCTTTGGTTATGTGCCCCTGTTTATGGGATGTATTTATCTGGCAAATCTGTACTGGCAAGAATCTTTACCTGAGTGGAAAAACATGTTAAAACTGGTTATAATTACTGCATTACTGGTTTTAACTGCTGATTTAATATTAGACCCTGCTGCAGTGTCCCTTAACTTCTGGGTTTATGAATACCATGGTATTTTTTATGGGGTGCCCCTTCAGAACTTCTTAGGATGGATCCTCACCGGGATCATTGCAGCGTTAATTGGTTTATTACTCTTCAAAAAAGAGTTGATAACCCTAAAACTCCCTGCAATATTATCCAGTCTCTTTCTAATCATCAGTTTCTGGACTGCGGTCTGCCTTTATCGTCAGCTATGGTTACCCGGCATAATTGGAGTATTATTCATTTTTTTCATCTTGAACAAAACCAAAGGAAAAGTGGGAGATTTTCGAGTTAATCCAATAAATAAACATTAA